In Mercurialis annua linkage group LG6, ddMerAnnu1.2, whole genome shotgun sequence, the following are encoded in one genomic region:
- the LOC126653957 gene encoding ferric reduction oxidase 2-like produces the protein MDPEAVDITPPPPHKQAAETLRAAIWMLSVVILLGYFSLLIIMPTNLYWRHWYDKINDNVNSTYLGKQGQPFLLYFFPLLFVAVLGCVYLYLGKILNANTWQSKNGRKYQLAAVKKPMVVKGPLGIVSGIELAFLLMFIALLIWTLSTYMHDSFSTITPEFAATKHEKIWEAKLESTSFLLSLAGNLCLTFLFFPVVRGSSVLPLFGLTAEGSIKYHIWIGHLMMVFFTAHGVGYIIYWAITNQISEVLKWEKTHVSNVAGEISLVAGLGLWATTFPRIRQKMFELFFYTHHLYILFILFFILHISVGYSCIMMLPGFYLFFIDRYLRFLQSRTGVRIVSARILPCDTLEINFSKSPGLSYNPTSILFLNVPSVSKFQWHPFTINSNSNLEPETLSVVIKSEGSWSKKLYQMLSSSSPIDRLEVSVEGPYGPASTHFLRHDTLVMVSGGSGITPFISIIRELIYVSREYKCMIPKVILICSFKNSSDLTMIDLLLPISGTPSEFSNLQLKVEAYVTREKEPALDNSKLIQTIWFKPHPTDLPVSAILGPNSWLWLAAIISSSVIIFLIIIGLINRYYIYPIDHNTGKVFSHSLKSVLDILAISICIAATASAAVFWNKKQNEREAKKIKIVEGSPESRLYNNGDRELESLPHQSLVQNTNVQYGKRPDLKKLLFEYKGSSGSSVGVLVCGPKKMRHDVATICSSGLADNLHFEFISFSW, from the exons ATGGATCCAGAAGCGGTGGATATAACACCGCCACCACCGCATAAACAAGCTGCTGAAACTCTCCGAGCAGCTATATGGATGCTATCGGTAGTAATATTACTTGGTTATTTCAGTCTGCTGATTATaatgcctactaatttatactGGCGCCACTGGTATGACAAAATTAACGACAACGTTAATTCTACTTATCTTGGAAAacaag GTCAGCCATTTTTGCTCTACTTTTTTCCGCTTCTTTTTGTTGCTGTATTGGGTTGTGTTTATCTCTATCTGGGGAAGATTTTAAATGCTAATACATGGCAAAG CAAAAATGGCAGAAAATATCAGTTGGCGGCGGTGAAGAAGCCTATGGTAGTAAAAGGTCCACTAGGGATAGTTTCGGGAATTGAATTGGCTTTCTTGTTAATGTTCATTGCACTGCTGATTTGGACTTTATCAACTTATATGCATGATAGCTTCTCTACTATTACTCCAGAGTTTGCTGCAACTAAACATGAGAAAAT ATGGGAGGCTAAATTGGAGAGCACATCGTTTCTGTTGAGCTTGGCTGGGAATTTATGTTTGACATTTCTGTTTTTTCCGGTGGTTCGAGGGTCATCGGTGCTGCCATTGTTTGGGTTGACGGCGGAGGGCAGCATTAAGTACCATATATGGATAGGTCATTTGATGATGGTGTTTTTTACTGCTCATGGAGTTGGTTATATCATCTACTGGGCTATAACTAACCAGATTTCAGAG GTGCTGAAATGGGAAAAAACACACGTATCAAATGTGGCCGGAGAGATATCATTAGTAGCTGGGCTGGGCCTTTGGGCCACAACCTTCCCTCGCATAAGGCAAAAAATGTTTGAGCTCTTCTTTTACACTCATCATCTCTATATACTCTTCATACTTTTCTTCATACTACATATTTCTGTTGGCTACTCCTGTATTATGATGCTCCCTGGATTTTACCTCTTCTTCATCGATCGGTACTTACGATTCCTGCAATCAAGAACCGGTGTTCGCATAGTTTCGGCCCGTATTTTGCCATGTGATACTTTGGAAATCAACTTCTCTAAAAGCCCTG GTTTAAGTTATAATCCGACGAGCATTCTGTTCTTGAATGTGCCTAGTGTTTCTAAATTTCAGTGGCATCCTTTCACTATAAATTCAAATAGTAACTTGGAACCTGAAACATTGAGTGTTGTCATTAAAAGTGAAGGAAGTTGGTCCAAGAAACTATACCAAATGCTTTCTTCATCTTCTCCGATAGACCGTCTCGAAGTTTCAGTTGAAGGACCTTATGGACCTGCTTCAACTCATTTTCTCAG GCATGATACACTCGTGATGGTGAGTGGAGGCAGCGGCATTACGCCTTTCATATCTATAATACGAGAACTTATCTATGTGAGCAGAGAATACAAGTGCATGATTCCAAAAGTAATCCTAATTTGCTCATTCAAGAACTCTTCAGACCTCACCATGATAGACCTTCTCCTTCCAATATCTGGAACCCCATCCGAATTTTCCAATCTGCAGCTTAAGGTCGAGGCTTACGTTACTAGAGAGAAAGAGCCTGCACTTGATAATTCGAAGCTCATTCAAACTATATGGTTCAAGCCCCACCCAACAGATTTGCCAGTTTCTGCTATTTTAGGCCCTAACAGCTGGCTATGGCTTGCCGCAATTATATCATCTTCTGTCATCATTTTCCTCATCATAATTGGCCTAATCAACAGATATTACATTTATCCTATCGATCACAACACCGGGAAGGTTTTCTCACACTCTCTAAAGTCTGTTCTTGATATATTAGCGATAAGCATATGCATAGCTGCAACAGCAAGTGCAGCTGTTTTTTGGAACAAGAAACAGAATGAAAGGGAAGCAAAGAAGATTAAGATCGTTGAAGGGTCACCGGAGTCTCGGTTATATAATAATGGTGACAGGGAATTGGAAAGTCTACCTCACCAGTCTCTTGTCCAGAATACTAATGTGCAGTATGGTAAAAGACCTGATCTAAAGA AATTGCTATTTGAATACAAAGGATCAAGCGGGTCAAGCGTGGGGGTTCTTGTTTGCGGACCAAAGAAGATGAGACATGATGTAGCAACTATATGTTCATCGGGATTGGCCGATAATTTGCACTTCGAATTCATCAGCTTCAGCTGGTGA